A genomic window from Flavobacterium sp. I3-2 includes:
- a CDS encoding SusC/RagA family TonB-linked outer membrane protein, with product MKKITFTALTVPLTYVLIMLLCSLKTYAQEKTLTLSGVVKDANGPLAGVNVWQTDTENGTQTNELGFYTIQIPLNTQVTFDYLGYKPQTFTVKTSTLNVTLVADENTLDELVINAGYYTVKDKERTGSISKITAKEIGQQPVANPLAAMQGRMAGVNITQNSGVPGGGFDIQIRGRNSLRTEGNAPLYIVDGVPYASQSASDQTLSGQIFSKGNVSPLNSINPNDIESIEVLKDADATAIYGSRGSNGVVLITTKKGSSDRTTFSFQSTTSVSTVAKYMDLMNTAQYLQMRRDAFANAGVTDYPANAYDVNGTWDENKYTNWQKEFLGGKAVSQNTQFSVSGGNGKTNYLFSAGHRKDETVFPGDFGYKRTNFLLNVNHQSKDDRFYFQSTVQKSNQKNNLMVTDLTSQIFLAPNAPDLYDAEGNLNWENNTFENPLAKLNATYTSLSNDFSANVVMGYALIKNLNVSINAGLQTTNNVEVKKVPTTTMNPALGFTSKDSSVSRTLFSRDGWIMEPKLSYNLETNTGVWNFLIGTTFEERKQDILGLRGNGFLSNDMLDNLQSATSQHILKDADLMYRYQAFYARVNYIHQQKYILNLTGRRDGSSRFGPGKQWGNFGAVGAAWLFSRENVFDKSSWLSFGKLRASYGIAGNDLIGDYQYLNTLGLNFLKYDDQIALEPMRLFNPDFSWETNKKIEVALEIELFKSRLAPSIAYYRNRSSNQLVGIPLPGTTGFANVQANLNATVENSGWEFTLRSINMSKNQFFWSTNINISLPKNKLIAFPNLEESTYANTYEIGKPTSIRKVYTYTGIDPETGLFTFEDLNGDGKIDVNDRKKAMNINTMMFAGIQNSINYKNWSLDFTIQFVKQNALSPLSNMSPLGYNVNNLAMTSDYFSQENPNGGYQMPVLQTNSLGTQAYENYKNSDQMIIDGSYIRLKSLQLQYSWQLNNKSNSRIATYIQGQNLFTITNYPGSDPETAIGYLPALRTIALGFNFNF from the coding sequence ATGAAAAAAATTACTTTTACAGCACTAACCGTACCCCTAACGTACGTGCTAATTATGCTGTTGTGTAGTTTAAAAACCTACGCACAAGAAAAAACACTGACTCTATCTGGAGTAGTGAAAGATGCCAACGGTCCACTAGCTGGAGTAAACGTGTGGCAAACCGATACCGAAAATGGTACCCAAACCAACGAATTGGGATTCTATACCATTCAAATTCCATTAAATACCCAAGTAACTTTTGATTATTTAGGTTACAAACCGCAAACGTTTACTGTAAAAACCAGCACTTTAAATGTTACACTGGTAGCAGATGAAAACACTTTAGATGAACTGGTAATTAATGCGGGCTATTATACCGTAAAAGACAAAGAACGCACCGGTAGTATAAGTAAAATAACCGCAAAAGAAATTGGTCAACAACCAGTTGCCAACCCACTGGCCGCTATGCAAGGACGTATGGCAGGGGTAAACATTACGCAGAATAGTGGTGTCCCTGGCGGTGGCTTCGATATACAAATAAGAGGGCGCAATAGTTTAAGAACCGAGGGAAACGCGCCCTTGTATATCGTTGATGGTGTACCCTATGCTTCGCAGTCAGCTTCAGATCAAACACTATCAGGTCAAATATTTAGTAAAGGTAACGTAAGTCCTTTAAATAGTATTAATCCAAACGATATAGAAAGTATTGAGGTACTGAAAGATGCCGATGCAACGGCTATATATGGTTCTCGTGGGAGTAATGGAGTAGTACTTATTACGACTAAGAAAGGAAGCTCTGATAGAACCACATTTTCATTTCAATCAACTACTTCAGTCAGTACCGTAGCCAAGTATATGGATTTAATGAATACAGCGCAATATTTACAAATGCGTCGAGATGCCTTTGCTAATGCAGGTGTCACTGATTACCCAGCCAATGCCTATGATGTAAATGGTACTTGGGATGAAAATAAATATACCAATTGGCAAAAAGAATTTTTGGGAGGTAAAGCTGTTTCTCAAAATACCCAGTTCTCAGTAAGCGGCGGTAATGGTAAAACCAATTATTTATTTAGTGCAGGACATCGAAAAGACGAAACGGTTTTTCCAGGTGATTTTGGTTATAAACGAACTAATTTTTTATTAAATGTAAACCATCAATCAAAAGACGATCGTTTTTATTTTCAATCTACAGTACAAAAAAGTAATCAAAAAAATAATTTGATGGTTACAGATCTGACTTCTCAAATATTTTTAGCACCCAATGCACCAGACTTGTACGATGCAGAAGGTAATTTGAATTGGGAAAACAATACGTTCGAAAATCCGTTAGCAAAACTAAATGCAACCTACACATCTCTATCCAATGATTTTTCAGCAAATGTTGTGATGGGCTATGCACTTATTAAAAATTTAAATGTTTCAATAAACGCCGGTTTACAAACTACAAATAATGTAGAAGTCAAGAAAGTACCCACTACAACTATGAACCCAGCACTGGGTTTTACCAGCAAAGACTCTTCTGTTAGTAGAACTTTGTTTTCTAGAGATGGTTGGATTATGGAACCTAAACTGTCTTATAATTTGGAAACCAATACAGGAGTTTGGAATTTCCTTATAGGTACAACTTTTGAAGAACGTAAACAAGACATTCTAGGCTTACGTGGTAACGGCTTTTTGTCAAATGATATGTTGGATAATCTTCAAAGTGCTACTTCACAGCATATTCTCAAAGATGCAGATTTAATGTATCGTTATCAAGCATTTTATGCACGTGTAAATTATATACATCAACAAAAGTATATTTTAAATCTTACAGGACGTAGAGACGGTTCAAGCCGATTTGGACCAGGTAAACAATGGGGGAATTTTGGTGCTGTGGGTGCTGCTTGGTTGTTTAGTAGAGAAAATGTATTTGATAAATCGTCTTGGTTAAGTTTCGGAAAACTAAGAGCAAGTTACGGTATTGCAGGTAATGATTTAATAGGAGATTACCAGTATTTAAATACTTTGGGATTAAATTTTCTAAAATACGACGATCAAATTGCTTTGGAACCAATGAGGTTATTCAACCCTGATTTTAGTTGGGAAACCAATAAAAAAATAGAAGTCGCATTAGAAATAGAACTTTTTAAATCAAGATTAGCTCCTTCAATTGCTTATTATAGAAACCGTTCATCAAATCAATTGGTTGGGATTCCGTTACCTGGGACTACAGGTTTTGCAAATGTGCAAGCAAATTTAAATGCAACAGTCGAAAATTCGGGTTGGGAGTTTACTCTACGTAGTATCAATATGTCCAAAAATCAATTCTTTTGGTCAACAAACATCAATATTAGTTTACCTAAAAATAAACTAATCGCCTTCCCAAACTTAGAAGAATCAACCTACGCCAATACTTACGAAATTGGGAAACCTACTTCGATACGTAAAGTATATACCTATACCGGAATAGACCCAGAAACAGGCTTGTTTACTTTTGAAGATCTAAATGGAGATGGAAAAATAGATGTCAACGACCGCAAAAAAGCTATGAACATCAATACCATGATGTTTGCGGGAATACAAAATAGCATCAATTATAAAAACTGGTCGTTAGATTTCACAATTCAATTTGTTAAGCAAAATGCATTATCTCCATTGTCTAATATGTCTCCTTTAGGATATAATGTGAATAATTTGGCCATGACTTCTGATTATTTTTCTCAAGAAAACCCTAATGGTGGTTATCAAATGCCAGTTTTACAAACAAATTCTTTAGGTACGCAGGCTTACGAGAATTACAAAAACAGTGATCAAATGATTATTGACGGTTCATACATCCGTTTAAAATCGCTGCAACTACAATACAGTTGGCAGTTAAATAATAAATCTAACTCGCGCATTGCAACCTACATTCAAGGTCAAAACTTATTTACGATAACCAATTACCCAGGTAGCGATCCAGAAACAGCCATTGGTTATTTGCCTGCTTTAAGAACTATTGCTTTAGGATTTAATTTTAATTTTTAA
- a CDS encoding IS110 family transposase, with protein MCKIIGIDISKQTFDVSFKRKERWDYFVFPNEEKGFKQLLNLIEQVDWVVMEASGSYYFPLATFLSSRNIKVCVENPLVIKRFSQTMLYRAKTDKKDARTIAEYGEKYDLKQWEQESENCTKLRHLYTRVELLNKQIQQNKRQLEAFESSGSLDKFLEKTIKKDLSNLEKTKHKIEVEMERLAKQQYGQTIENIESIPGIGRKTAMMLSLITDNFKKFENYKQLIAYVGFSPRIYQSGTSVKGKGHICKMGKAQIRKLLYMCSWSAKHCNKTCKEMYDRLKSLGKPERVIKIAIANKLLKQAFAIAKANGKYQENYC; from the coding sequence ATGTGTAAAATTATTGGAATTGACATTAGCAAACAAACTTTTGATGTAAGTTTTAAGCGAAAAGAACGATGGGATTATTTTGTTTTTCCTAATGAAGAAAAAGGATTTAAACAGTTGTTAAATTTGATAGAACAAGTAGATTGGGTTGTTATGGAGGCTTCGGGCAGTTATTATTTCCCATTAGCTACTTTTTTAAGCAGTCGGAATATTAAAGTTTGTGTAGAAAATCCTTTGGTGATCAAGCGTTTTAGTCAGACAATGCTTTATCGTGCTAAAACGGACAAAAAAGACGCAAGAACAATAGCCGAATATGGTGAAAAGTATGACTTGAAACAGTGGGAACAAGAAAGTGAAAATTGTACGAAGCTTCGACATTTATACACACGAGTTGAACTGTTAAATAAACAAATCCAACAAAACAAACGCCAATTAGAAGCCTTTGAAAGCAGTGGTTCGTTAGACAAATTTTTAGAAAAGACTATAAAAAAAGATCTTTCCAATCTTGAAAAAACCAAACATAAAATCGAAGTAGAAATGGAACGATTAGCAAAACAGCAATACGGTCAGACTATCGAGAATATTGAGAGTATTCCAGGCATAGGTAGAAAAACCGCAATGATGCTATCTTTGATAACCGATAACTTCAAGAAGTTTGAGAATTATAAACAGCTCATCGCTTATGTAGGGTTTAGTCCCAGAATATATCAAAGTGGAACCAGTGTAAAGGGAAAAGGACATATTTGTAAAATGGGTAAAGCACAAATCAGAAAGTTGCTTTATATGTGCAGTTGGTCAGCTAAACATTGTAACAAAACTTGTAAAGAAATGTACGACAGATTGAAAAGCCTTGGAAAACCAGAAAGAGTAATTAAAATAGCTATTGCAAACAAACTATTAAAACAAGCGTTTGCAATAGCTAAAGCGAATGGTAAATATCAAGAAAATTATTGTTAA
- a CDS encoding Fic family protein, which yields MAIYIHQLKNWTHFIWDNDVLIHKLAHVRNVQGKLVGKLEILGFDLKEEANLLTLTEDVIKSSAIEGEQLDKDQVRSSIARRLGLDISGLIPSDRNVDGVVEMMIDAVNNALLPLTEERLFNWHAALFPTGRSGMYKIQVAQWREDIDGPMQVVSGPLGRENIHFQAPDSKNVSNEMRDFLKWFNEQQNLDTVLKAAIAHFWFVTIHPFDDGNGRIARTLGDMILTKADGNNKRFYSMSSQIRQNRKEYYEVLEHTQKGDQDITKWLLWFCDNLLLAIENAEQILTKVIQKHHFYRLFGSRIENERQKKIITMMLDGFEGKLNTTKWAKINKVSTDTALRDINDLLKKNILLKSISGGRSTSYELNLKNITD from the coding sequence ATGGCAATATACATTCATCAATTAAAAAACTGGACGCATTTTATATGGGATAACGATGTACTTATTCATAAACTAGCTCATGTTAGAAATGTGCAAGGAAAGTTAGTGGGTAAGCTGGAGATTCTAGGATTTGATCTCAAAGAAGAAGCTAATCTGTTAACATTGACAGAAGATGTCATAAAATCATCAGCTATAGAAGGTGAACAATTAGATAAAGATCAGGTAAGGTCATCAATAGCTCGAAGATTAGGACTTGATATATCCGGACTTATTCCATCAGATAGAAATGTGGATGGTGTAGTGGAAATGATGATAGATGCCGTAAATAATGCCTTACTTCCATTAACAGAAGAGAGATTGTTTAATTGGCATGCTGCGCTCTTCCCAACAGGTAGAAGTGGTATGTATAAAATTCAAGTCGCTCAATGGCGCGAAGATATTGATGGACCAATGCAAGTTGTTTCTGGACCATTAGGAAGAGAAAATATACATTTTCAAGCACCAGATTCTAAAAATGTATCTAATGAAATGAGAGATTTTTTGAAATGGTTTAATGAACAGCAAAATTTAGATACGGTTCTTAAAGCGGCAATTGCTCATTTTTGGTTTGTCACCATTCATCCTTTCGATGATGGTAATGGACGTATAGCAAGAACTTTAGGAGATATGATTCTAACCAAAGCTGATGGTAATAACAAAAGGTTTTATAGTATGTCTTCGCAAATTCGTCAAAATAGAAAAGAGTATTACGAAGTTTTAGAACATACCCAAAAAGGCGATCAAGACATAACAAAATGGCTACTTTGGTTCTGTGATAACTTATTACTGGCTATAGAAAACGCAGAGCAAATTTTAACTAAAGTAATACAAAAGCATCATTTTTACCGTTTATTTGGAAGTAGGATAGAAAATGAACGACAAAAGAAAATAATAACCATGATGTTAGACGGTTTTGAAGGTAAATTAAACACAACTAAATGGGCAAAAATAAATAAAGTATCAACAGATACAGCCCTAAGGGATATAAATGATTTACTCAAAAAAAATATTTTACTAAAATCAATATCCGGTGGTAGAAGTACAAGCTATGAATTGAATTTAAAGAACATCACAGATTAA
- a CDS encoding ecotin family protein, with product MTKKLIVGILAIFCTITTFAQNTPTYPQPKEGYKRVDLIFPKIENDDQFKVEVRFGMETELYPCSKADFYFRPDALVKGSGIKDGRFPYYDLTTNQAEVFEGFMNDSCKKEKRVKRKILSDNSLLLEYNSYYPIPFYIPESYTLEYRLWNTITKEFTTVNFK from the coding sequence ATGACAAAAAAACTTATTGTAGGAATATTAGCAATCTTTTGCACTATAACTACATTTGCACAAAACACACCAACTTATCCACAACCAAAAGAAGGTTACAAACGCGTGGATTTAATTTTCCCTAAAATAGAAAACGATGATCAATTCAAAGTTGAAGTTCGCTTTGGTATGGAGACGGAACTATATCCTTGTAGTAAAGCTGATTTTTATTTTAGACCAGATGCGTTGGTTAAAGGCTCTGGGATTAAAGACGGACGTTTCCCTTATTATGATTTAACTACAAATCAGGCCGAAGTTTTTGAAGGGTTTATGAATGACAGTTGCAAAAAGGAGAAGAGAGTTAAAAGAAAAATTCTTAGTGATAACTCTTTACTTCTAGAATATAACAGTTACTATCCTATCCCTTTTTATATACCAGAAAGCTATACTTTAGAATATCGATTATGGAACACGATAACAAAAGAATTTACTACGGTTAATTTTAAATAA